A stretch of Miscanthus floridulus cultivar M001 chromosome 13, ASM1932011v1, whole genome shotgun sequence DNA encodes these proteins:
- the LOC136500981 gene encoding uncharacterized protein isoform X1 produces MESAHKSGGGSAPGAGGEGVVCHACGYQYPNGHPSAKQRRAHRKHCGNPTSSTAAAAEGGAGEHDGSELLLGEGGGGAGADGNGAGATECGGGSPGSAHEPGDAVEGGDSAASAGADPSGNGAELQVIGDKVAEDCLVSSSNVPSEITSEASRTDDCTLTTVATQYSEKGSPIEDKDPSDPAVSSEQLQDVPSSVISPESQDCAKFSSEISENEIQNSSIVPLESDAAGGGTSELTSDVVRQQDGVAVTGEGGMINTIGESKSSEGKSVQGDELGLSCQDILQTEIGEGHSSTVVEEDSGVKNPTASNNEEILSDETEPNQQSKHELTESFEKVPNIEPVESSAEKSVGTDDDLLQLGKDGCHSEIPDDIKAQQQPDSTSGMADHLAISKGADNVEGQHDPTTDESIGAISSTFGPAVGSTANLTEDVCSSGITMDDSMQENVASGTLVPSPVDLVDLSPATAHEINMVGSINDVDEKSQNEKSSTDLVSYEVKQMVIKDNFEEKQQNKDVIVDPAPHEADSFPSTDNHRENEQNEESIGDTTSYKISAVQSMSSTEEKEQIEEFIANLASEEINVTSNRDMVEQQDENDVKTNHEIDGARSTEATGENNATAGESNVGTITDVVEDKMPNEEIASGTLSLNISDSSINELKMHNEEVNEGLGCPDDIVVHGPDNVKEQMYEETTSGPTLDKFSLLTSTDSPEERKDENTSADPISHETNVAQTSDGVDEEKIGEPAVDPTSSIGTMGSIGDAEDKKPSEETTADPRPVENTTAQGTEDAESSKQNENTISIGNAELKKLGEETTTDPRPVENTTTQGSEDAESGKQNENTTSIGDAEDKKQSEETTADPRSVENATTQGTEDAESSKHNENTTTTDETAEVAQNTNVIEERETTEDTASKEISTVESTDELKGATDQNEEIADKEMVTDSDKNHVSLKVLLADKNVETKEKEKKASTKDRVLSFRRRVSKDNVSPVKPGLPKDGSGLQDWNSPARLPVEKKPKGRKQQWVPFICCSSVQ; encoded by the exons ATGGAGAGCGCCCAcaagagcggaggcggaagcgcgCCCG GTGCCGGAGGGGAGGGCGTTGTGTGCCACGCGTGCGGGTACCAGTACCCGAACGGGCACCCGAGCGCCAAGCAGCGGCGCGCGCACCGGAAGCACTGCGGCAATCCGacgtcctccaccgccgccgcggcggaGGGGGGCGCCGGGGAGCACGACGGCAGCGAGCTGCTTCTGG gtgagggcggaggaggcgCGGGAGCCGATGGGAACGGAGCGGGCGCGACGGAATGCGGCGGCGGTTCGCCTGGATCTGCGCACGAGCCTGGGGACGCGGTGGAGGGAGGGGACAGTGCAGCCAGTGCAGGTGCAG ATCCTTCAGGTAATGGTGCTGAGCTTCAAGTCATTGGAGATAAAGTAGCTGAAGATTGCCTCGTCAGTAGCAGTAACGTTCCTTCTGAAATCACTTCTGAGGCCAGCAGGACTGATGATTGTACTCTGACTACAGTGGCTACACAGTACTCTGAAAAAGGATCACCTATTGAGGATAAGGATCCATCTGATCCAGCAGTTAGTTCTGAACAGCTCCAGGACGTTCCCAGTTCTGTTATTTCACCAGAGTCTCAAGACTGTGCAAAATTCAGTTCTGAAATCTCTGAAAATGAAATACAGAACTCGAGTATTGTGCCTCTGGAATCAGATGCAGCTGGAGGTGGAACTTCTGAACTGACGAGTGACGTAGTCAGACAGCAGGATGGGGTTGCTGTGACTGGGGAAGGTGGTATGATCAACACCATAGGTGAAAGTAAATCTAGTGAGGGAAAATCTGTGCAAGGTGACGAGCTTGGTCTCTCATGTCAAGATATTCTACAGACTGAGATTGGTGAGGGGCACAGTAGCACTGTAGTGGAGGAAGATTCAGGTGTCAAGAATCCTACTGCAAGTAACAACGAAGAAATCCTGAGCGACGAAACTGAACCAAATCAGCAAAGCAAGCATGAGTTAACTGAATCATTTGAGAAAGTTCCTAACATTGAGCCTGTTGAGTCTTCTGCTGAGAAATCTGTTGGTACAGATGATGACTTGCTTCAACTTGGTAAAGATGGTTGCCACTCAGAGATACCTGATGATATCAAAGCTCAGCAGCAACCTGACTCTACCTCTGGAATGGCAGATCATCTGGCAATCTCCAAAGGGGCAGACAATGTTGAAGGACAGCATGATCCTACAACAG ATGAAAGCATCGGAGCAATATCAAGTACATTTGGACCTGCTGTTGGTTCCACAGCTAACCTTACAGAGGATGTTTGTTCGTCTGGCATAACAATGGATGACAGCATGCAGGAAAATGTGGCAAGTGGTACTCTCGTACCATCTCCAGTTGATCTAGTGGATTTGAGTCCTGCTACAGCACATGAAATCAACATGGTCGGTAGTATAAATGATGTTGACGAAAAGAGTCAGAATGAGAAAAGCAGTACAGACCTTGTTTCATATGAGGTAAAACAGATGGTTATCAAGGATAACTTTGAAGAAAAACAGCAGAACAAAGATGTCATTGTAGATCCTGCTCCTCATGAAGCCGATTCTTTTCCTAGTACTGATAATCACAGGGAAAATGAGCAGAATGAAGAAAGTATTGGAGACACCACTTCTTACAAGATAAGTGCTGTACAAAGCATGAGTAGTACTGAAGAAAAGGAACAGATTGAAGAATTCATTGCGAATCTGGCTTCTGAAGAGATCAATGTTACAAGTAACAGAGACATGGTTGAGCAGCAGGATGAGAATGATGTAAAAACAAACCATGAAATAGACGGGGCACGCAGCACAGAAGCTACTGGAGAAAATAATGCTACTGCTGGTGAGAGTAACGTGGGAACCATCACAGATGTTGTTGAAGACAAAATGCCTAATGAAGAAATTGCTTCAGGCACTCTCTCTCTTAACATCTCAGACAGCAGCATTAATGAGTTAAAAATGCATAATGAAGAAGTTAACGAGGGCCTAGGTTGTCCTGATGATATTGTGGTACATGGCCCTGATAATGTCAAAGAGCAGATGTACGAAGAGACTACGTCAGGTCCCACCTTAGACAAGTTTAGTTTGCTTACCTCTACTGACAGTCCTGAAGAGAGGAAGGATGAAAACACAAGTGCAGACCCTATTTCACACGAGACCAATGTGGCACAAACCAGTGATGGTGTTGATGAAGAGAAGATCGGGGAGCCTGCTGTTGACCCTACTTCCAGCATTGGTACCATGGGCAGCATAGGCGATGCTGAAGACAAGAAGCCGAGTGAAGAAACTACAGCAGATCCTAGACCTGTTGAAAACACCACAGCACAAGGCACAGAGGATGCGGAAAGCAGCAAGCAGAATGAAAACACTATCAGCATAGGCAATGCTGAACTCAAGAAGCTGGGTGAAGAAACTACAACAGATCCTAGACCCGTTGAAAACACCACAACACAAGGCTCAGAGGATGCAGAAAGCGGCAAGCAGAATGAAAACACTACCAGCATAGGCGATGCTGAAGACAAGAAGCAGAGTGAAGAAACTACAGCGGATCCTAGATCTGTTGAGAACGCCACAACACAAGGCACAGAGGATGCAGAAAGCAGCAAGCATAATGAAAACACCACCACTACAGATGAAACCGCTGAAGTGGCACAGAACACAAATGTCATCGAAGAAAGGGAGACGACAGAAGATACAGCCTCAAAGGAGATCAGCACCGTAGAAAGCACAGATGAGCTGAAGGGAGCTACTGATCAGAACGAAGAGATAGCCGACAAGGAAATGGTCACCGACTCGGACAAGAACCACGTCTCGTTGAAGGTTCTCCTCGCAGACAAGAACGTGGAAAccaaagagaaggagaagaaggcgaGCACCAAGGACCGGGTACTGTCGTTCAGGCGCCGTGTATCCAAAGACAATGTGTCGCCGGTGAAGCCAGGTTTGCCCAAAGACGGTTCAGGGCTGCAGGACTGGAACTCCCCGGCCAGGTTGCCCGTGGAGAAGAAACCCAAGGGAAGGAAACAGCAGTGGGTACCGTTTATTTGCTGCTCGTCGGTACAGTAA
- the LOC136500981 gene encoding uncharacterized protein isoform X2 — protein sequence MESAHKSGGGSAPGAGGEGVVCHACGYQYPNGHPSAKQRRAHRKHCGNPTSSTAAAAEGGAGEHDGSELLLGEGGGGAGADGNGAGATECGGGSPGSAHEPGDAVEGGDSAASADPSGNGAELQVIGDKVAEDCLVSSSNVPSEITSEASRTDDCTLTTVATQYSEKGSPIEDKDPSDPAVSSEQLQDVPSSVISPESQDCAKFSSEISENEIQNSSIVPLESDAAGGGTSELTSDVVRQQDGVAVTGEGGMINTIGESKSSEGKSVQGDELGLSCQDILQTEIGEGHSSTVVEEDSGVKNPTASNNEEILSDETEPNQQSKHELTESFEKVPNIEPVESSAEKSVGTDDDLLQLGKDGCHSEIPDDIKAQQQPDSTSGMADHLAISKGADNVEGQHDPTTDESIGAISSTFGPAVGSTANLTEDVCSSGITMDDSMQENVASGTLVPSPVDLVDLSPATAHEINMVGSINDVDEKSQNEKSSTDLVSYEVKQMVIKDNFEEKQQNKDVIVDPAPHEADSFPSTDNHRENEQNEESIGDTTSYKISAVQSMSSTEEKEQIEEFIANLASEEINVTSNRDMVEQQDENDVKTNHEIDGARSTEATGENNATAGESNVGTITDVVEDKMPNEEIASGTLSLNISDSSINELKMHNEEVNEGLGCPDDIVVHGPDNVKEQMYEETTSGPTLDKFSLLTSTDSPEERKDENTSADPISHETNVAQTSDGVDEEKIGEPAVDPTSSIGTMGSIGDAEDKKPSEETTADPRPVENTTAQGTEDAESSKQNENTISIGNAELKKLGEETTTDPRPVENTTTQGSEDAESGKQNENTTSIGDAEDKKQSEETTADPRSVENATTQGTEDAESSKHNENTTTTDETAEVAQNTNVIEERETTEDTASKEISTVESTDELKGATDQNEEIADKEMVTDSDKNHVSLKVLLADKNVETKEKEKKASTKDRVLSFRRRVSKDNVSPVKPGLPKDGSGLQDWNSPARLPVEKKPKGRKQQWVPFICCSSVQ from the exons ATGGAGAGCGCCCAcaagagcggaggcggaagcgcgCCCG GTGCCGGAGGGGAGGGCGTTGTGTGCCACGCGTGCGGGTACCAGTACCCGAACGGGCACCCGAGCGCCAAGCAGCGGCGCGCGCACCGGAAGCACTGCGGCAATCCGacgtcctccaccgccgccgcggcggaGGGGGGCGCCGGGGAGCACGACGGCAGCGAGCTGCTTCTGG gtgagggcggaggaggcgCGGGAGCCGATGGGAACGGAGCGGGCGCGACGGAATGCGGCGGCGGTTCGCCTGGATCTGCGCACGAGCCTGGGGACGCGGTGGAGGGAGGGGACAGTGCAGCCAGTGCAG ATCCTTCAGGTAATGGTGCTGAGCTTCAAGTCATTGGAGATAAAGTAGCTGAAGATTGCCTCGTCAGTAGCAGTAACGTTCCTTCTGAAATCACTTCTGAGGCCAGCAGGACTGATGATTGTACTCTGACTACAGTGGCTACACAGTACTCTGAAAAAGGATCACCTATTGAGGATAAGGATCCATCTGATCCAGCAGTTAGTTCTGAACAGCTCCAGGACGTTCCCAGTTCTGTTATTTCACCAGAGTCTCAAGACTGTGCAAAATTCAGTTCTGAAATCTCTGAAAATGAAATACAGAACTCGAGTATTGTGCCTCTGGAATCAGATGCAGCTGGAGGTGGAACTTCTGAACTGACGAGTGACGTAGTCAGACAGCAGGATGGGGTTGCTGTGACTGGGGAAGGTGGTATGATCAACACCATAGGTGAAAGTAAATCTAGTGAGGGAAAATCTGTGCAAGGTGACGAGCTTGGTCTCTCATGTCAAGATATTCTACAGACTGAGATTGGTGAGGGGCACAGTAGCACTGTAGTGGAGGAAGATTCAGGTGTCAAGAATCCTACTGCAAGTAACAACGAAGAAATCCTGAGCGACGAAACTGAACCAAATCAGCAAAGCAAGCATGAGTTAACTGAATCATTTGAGAAAGTTCCTAACATTGAGCCTGTTGAGTCTTCTGCTGAGAAATCTGTTGGTACAGATGATGACTTGCTTCAACTTGGTAAAGATGGTTGCCACTCAGAGATACCTGATGATATCAAAGCTCAGCAGCAACCTGACTCTACCTCTGGAATGGCAGATCATCTGGCAATCTCCAAAGGGGCAGACAATGTTGAAGGACAGCATGATCCTACAACAG ATGAAAGCATCGGAGCAATATCAAGTACATTTGGACCTGCTGTTGGTTCCACAGCTAACCTTACAGAGGATGTTTGTTCGTCTGGCATAACAATGGATGACAGCATGCAGGAAAATGTGGCAAGTGGTACTCTCGTACCATCTCCAGTTGATCTAGTGGATTTGAGTCCTGCTACAGCACATGAAATCAACATGGTCGGTAGTATAAATGATGTTGACGAAAAGAGTCAGAATGAGAAAAGCAGTACAGACCTTGTTTCATATGAGGTAAAACAGATGGTTATCAAGGATAACTTTGAAGAAAAACAGCAGAACAAAGATGTCATTGTAGATCCTGCTCCTCATGAAGCCGATTCTTTTCCTAGTACTGATAATCACAGGGAAAATGAGCAGAATGAAGAAAGTATTGGAGACACCACTTCTTACAAGATAAGTGCTGTACAAAGCATGAGTAGTACTGAAGAAAAGGAACAGATTGAAGAATTCATTGCGAATCTGGCTTCTGAAGAGATCAATGTTACAAGTAACAGAGACATGGTTGAGCAGCAGGATGAGAATGATGTAAAAACAAACCATGAAATAGACGGGGCACGCAGCACAGAAGCTACTGGAGAAAATAATGCTACTGCTGGTGAGAGTAACGTGGGAACCATCACAGATGTTGTTGAAGACAAAATGCCTAATGAAGAAATTGCTTCAGGCACTCTCTCTCTTAACATCTCAGACAGCAGCATTAATGAGTTAAAAATGCATAATGAAGAAGTTAACGAGGGCCTAGGTTGTCCTGATGATATTGTGGTACATGGCCCTGATAATGTCAAAGAGCAGATGTACGAAGAGACTACGTCAGGTCCCACCTTAGACAAGTTTAGTTTGCTTACCTCTACTGACAGTCCTGAAGAGAGGAAGGATGAAAACACAAGTGCAGACCCTATTTCACACGAGACCAATGTGGCACAAACCAGTGATGGTGTTGATGAAGAGAAGATCGGGGAGCCTGCTGTTGACCCTACTTCCAGCATTGGTACCATGGGCAGCATAGGCGATGCTGAAGACAAGAAGCCGAGTGAAGAAACTACAGCAGATCCTAGACCTGTTGAAAACACCACAGCACAAGGCACAGAGGATGCGGAAAGCAGCAAGCAGAATGAAAACACTATCAGCATAGGCAATGCTGAACTCAAGAAGCTGGGTGAAGAAACTACAACAGATCCTAGACCCGTTGAAAACACCACAACACAAGGCTCAGAGGATGCAGAAAGCGGCAAGCAGAATGAAAACACTACCAGCATAGGCGATGCTGAAGACAAGAAGCAGAGTGAAGAAACTACAGCGGATCCTAGATCTGTTGAGAACGCCACAACACAAGGCACAGAGGATGCAGAAAGCAGCAAGCATAATGAAAACACCACCACTACAGATGAAACCGCTGAAGTGGCACAGAACACAAATGTCATCGAAGAAAGGGAGACGACAGAAGATACAGCCTCAAAGGAGATCAGCACCGTAGAAAGCACAGATGAGCTGAAGGGAGCTACTGATCAGAACGAAGAGATAGCCGACAAGGAAATGGTCACCGACTCGGACAAGAACCACGTCTCGTTGAAGGTTCTCCTCGCAGACAAGAACGTGGAAAccaaagagaaggagaagaaggcgaGCACCAAGGACCGGGTACTGTCGTTCAGGCGCCGTGTATCCAAAGACAATGTGTCGCCGGTGAAGCCAGGTTTGCCCAAAGACGGTTCAGGGCTGCAGGACTGGAACTCCCCGGCCAGGTTGCCCGTGGAGAAGAAACCCAAGGGAAGGAAACAGCAGTGGGTACCGTTTATTTGCTGCTCGTCGGTACAGTAA